The Panicum virgatum strain AP13 chromosome 5K, P.virgatum_v5, whole genome shotgun sequence genome has a window encoding:
- the LOC120706383 gene encoding dynein light chain 1, cytoplasmic-like: protein MSDDARRGAGGVAQAALRASSEDRKPVGAGSPPPAAAAAAAAAYKIQLKSADMKEEMRQEAFEIARMAFDRHTMEKDIAEYIKKEFDKNHGPTWHCIVGRNFGSYVTHETNYFVYFYIDSKAVLLFKSG from the exons ATGTCCGACGATGCCAGGCGCGGGGCCGGGGGCGTCGCGCAGGCGGCGCTCCGGGCCTCCTCCGAGGACCGCAAGCCGGTGGGCGCGgggtccccgccgccggccgcggcggcggcggcggcggcggcgtacaaGATCCAGCTCAAGAGCGCCGACATGAAGGAGGAGATGCGGCAGGAGGCCTTCGAAATCGCCCGCATG GCGTTCGATAGGCACACCATGGAGAAGGACATCGCGGAGTACATCAAGAAGGAGTTCGACAAGAACCACGGCCCAACCTGGCACTGCATCGTCGGCCGTAACTTCG GTTCGTATGTAACGCATGAAACAAACTACTTTGTGTACTTCTACATTGATTCTAAAGCCGTCTTGCTATTCAAGTCTGGGTGA
- the LOC120706384 gene encoding protein SENESCENCE-ASSOCIATED GENE 21, mitochondrial-like has protein sequence MALALSGSSALRAALASLAPARGYAASAASGAMRRAAAAAEAAAAGEAKEAGRGAASEISWVPDPVTGHYRPANWAAAADPADLRAAHLARA, from the coding sequence ATGGCTCTCGCTCTCTCCGGCTCCTCCGCGCTCCGCGCCGCGCTGGCCTCGCTGGCCCCCGCCAGGGGCtacgcggcgtcggcggcgtccgGGGCcatgcggcgcgcggcggccgcggcggaggccgccgccgcgggggaggCCAAGGAGGCCGggcgcggcgccgcctccgaGATCTCCTGGGTCCCCGACCCCGTCACGGGCCACTACCGCCCCGCCaactgggccgccgccgccgaccccgccgaCCTCCGCGCCGCGCACCTCGCCCGGGCGTGA